The Panicum hallii strain FIL2 chromosome 9, PHallii_v3.1, whole genome shotgun sequence genome has a window encoding:
- the LOC112874095 gene encoding uncharacterized protein LOC112874095, protein MQDRMRRQGQYGDADINSMVAAQLHHYQAQQRVQQHPENSYTGRDAAQASGEHRYTPPKVRQSQWDRGGPNMPSQVPSYAYKEGQNSAGAQSFYDGQRSDAKVGLEKQPSKETRDQPRTDRTETRYEDYNLPRTFEGLEQSFHEDIMMLSKELQDAEDAENSRHMERLKEINTQYQEKLLALRARQANYRDEFLRKESLARQQQYQQANMSHYANNSMAGEQHGYHPTALPGEQHGYHPTAAAAAGGAYEEAHRGYASGHGQYESFTDRPDYPEFHGGGRGRGRGFEHRSQYPGGRAYSSGGRRF, encoded by the exons ATGCAGGATAGAATGAGGCGACAGGGACAATATGGTGACGCAGACATCAATTCCATGGTTGCTGCCCAGTTGCATCACTACCAGGCACAGCAAAGGGTGCAGCAACACCCTGAGAACAGCTATACTGGAAGAGATGCTGCACAAGCTTCTGGGGAGCACCGGTACACTCCCCCGAAGGTGAGGCAGAGTCAATGGGATCGAGGTGGACCAAACATGCCAAGCCAGGTTCCATCATATGCATATAAGGAAG GTCAAAATTCTGCGGGTGCACAGTCCTTTTACGATGGACAGAGATCTGATGCAAAGGTAGGTCTAGAAAAGCAGCCCAGCAAGGAAACTAGGGACCAGCCTCGTACAGATAGGACTGAAACAAGATACGAGGATTATAATCTTCCTCGGACATTTGAAGGTCTAGAGCAAAGTTTTCATGAGGACATTATGATGCTATCCAAGGAACTACAGGATGCAGAGGATGCTGAAAATTCTAGACACATGGAG AGATTGAAGGAGATAAATACGCAGTACCAGGAGAAACTATTAGCACTTCGGGCTCGGCAAGCAAACTATAGAGATGAATTTCTGCGTAAAGAATCTTTGGCACGCCAGCAGCAATACCAGCAGGCCAACATGAGCCATTATGCCAATAATTCCATGGCTGGGGAGCAGCATGGTTATCACCCAACAGCTTTGCCTGGCGAGCAGCATGGTTATCATCCAacagcagctgctgcagctggaggtgctTATGAAGAAGCACATCGGGGTTATGCTTCTGGCCATGGCCAGTATGAATCCTTCACTGATAGACCAGATTACCCAGAGTTCCATGGTGGCGGCAGAGGTCGGGGTCGTGGTTTTGAACACCGTAGCCAATACCCTGGTGGTCGTGCTTACAGTTCTGGTGGCCGGAGATTTTAG
- the LOC112874550 gene encoding telomere repeat-binding protein 5-like, giving the protein MVFQKRSSSEMESCGGGQVAEMPRVPKSARGKRSVRKKETQSPGQMMCAFDLLATVAGKLLDEGEGSLGNMSAGAPALAACAKDIHVKQEQCDEAMKHFKHEVTDQDSCNESAILPHTVFSRSVNHARNEDPKAKSEALDKESSMISCTKAELGCNFGAIADRWSPESVESGAFTGDAAASLMQVATAGFHKNAPDMYNLLDPMDVDVKPPPLVSSDSTGEMPLYGDKIRRSISLPRGPKGVAGYAVDRDDDDDKSSGCTHPSTTTNRDFRPNCTADHSRVRKLLTSKYRKVAPARIHKSDLSYSDVERKPSFRNKKMHYTRQRTQRSTFKRRKLFDRHAVLASEFGRANGKLNSKVTGRDSHAASLDANKGTNSMPFQKSCASNDCHVKLRIKSFKVPELLVEIPESATVGSLKKTVLEAVTAILGGGLRVGVLHHGKKVRDDSKTLMQAGIGQNDMLDNLGFSLEPNCTHNPSQVQAPEDISFLETIDTTEPLARIAPTDSSSKHGEVDVSQELALTPLAMNYQGSDHDSVHSPGGISSPDKVSTNSRALVPVPPADPNAGAVVPVNKSKRSPEQGQRRIRRPFSVAEVEALVLAVEKLGTGRWRDVKLRAFDNAKHRTYVDLKDKWKTLVHTASISPQQRRGEPVPQELLDRVLAAQAYWSQQQAKLQPKTPPLAEARLFT; this is encoded by the exons ATGGTGTTCCAGAAGAGGTCGTCGTCAGAGATGGAGTCGTGCGGTGGAGGCCAAGTCGCGGAGATGCCGCGCGTTCCCAAGTCCGCGAGG GGCAAGAGATCGGTCCGGAAGAAGGAGACCCAGAGCCCGGGCCAGATGATGTGCGCATTCGACCTTCTCGCGACGGTAGCCGGGAAGCTGCTTGATGAAGGCGAGGGATCGCTCGGGAACATGAGCGCGGGTGCCCCGGCCTTGGCTGCGTGCGCGAAGGATATCCACGTGAAGCAGGAGCAGTGCGATGAGGCCATGAAGCATTTCAAGCACGAGGTGACGGATCAAGATAGCTGCAATGAAAGCGCAATTCTCCCCCACACTGTGTTTTCGCGGTCGGTGAATCATGCTCGGAATGAGGATCCGAAGGCGAAGTCTGAAGCCCTGGACAAGGAATCCTCCATGATCAGCTGTACCAAGGCTGAATTGGGTTGCAATTTCGGGGCGATTGCAGATAGGTGGTCTCCTGAATCTGTGGAATCAGGAGCCTTCACAGGAGATGCAGCGGCGAGCCTGATGCAGGTGGCCACAGCAGGATTTCATAAGAATGCACCTGACATGTATAATTTGCTCGATCCAATGGACGTGGACGTGAAGCCTCCCCCTTTGGTCAGCTCTGACAGCACCGGTGAGATGCCATTGTATGGCGATAAAATTCGCCGCTCAATCTCCTTACCAAGGGGCCCAAAGGGTGTGGCGGGGTATGCTGTAGATAGAGATGATGACGATGATAAGTCCTCTGGGTGCACTCATCCGAGCACCACCACTAACAGGGATTTCAGGCCCAATTGTACAGCTGATCATAGTAGGGTGAGGAAGCTGCTCACTTCTAAGTACAGGAAAGTTGCTCCAGCCAGGATACACAAATCAGATCTTTCATATAGTG ATGTTGAGCGGAAGCCTTCTTTCCGCAACAAGAAAATGCATTATACACGACAGAGGACACAAAGGAGTACATTTAAGCGGAGGAAGCTCTTTGATCGTCATGCAGTTCTAGCATCTGAATTTGGTAGGGCAAATGGAAAGTTAAACTCAAAGGTTACCGGAAGAGACTCCCATGCTGCTTCTTTGGATG CAAACAAGGGGACCAATTCAATGCCATTCCAGAAATCCTGTGCATCAAACGATTGCCATG TGAAACTTAGAATTAAGTCGTTCAAGGTGCCTGAACTTCTTGTTGAAATCCCAGAAAGTGCAACGGTTGGCTCACTAAAG AAAACTGTTCTTGAGGCGGTGACTGCCATTCTTGGAGGTGGTCTGCGTGTGGGTGTTCTTCACCATGGAAAGAAAGTCAGAGATGATagtaaaactttaatgcaagcTGGGATTGGTCAGAATGATATGCTGGACAACCTTGGTTTTTCACTTGAACCAAACTGTACTCACAACCCGTCGCAAGTCCAAGCTCCTGAAGATATCAGTTTCCTCGAAACCATTGATACTACCGAACCCCTTGCAAG GATTGCGCCTACTGACTCATCTTCCAAGCATGGTGAGGTAGATGTATCCCAGGAGCTTGCATTAACCCCCTTAGCAATGAACTACCAGGGCAGTGATCATGATTCTGTACACTCCCCTGGGGGCATTTCATCACCTGATAAAGTGTCCACAAACTCGCGAGCTTTAGTTCCAGTTCCCCCTGCAGATCCGAATGCAGGGGCTGTAGTTCCAGTGAATAAGTCAAAGAGGTCACCAGAGCAGGGGCAACGCCGAATCAGGCGTCCATTCTCTGTTGCTGAAGTAGAAGCACTTGTGCTTGCAGTCGAAAAGCTTGGAACTGGAAG GTGGCGAGACGTTAAACTTCGTGCTTTTGACAACGCAAAGCACCGGACATACGTTGATCTTAAG GACAAGTGGAAGACGCTGGTGCACACGGCGAGCATCTCGCCGCAGCAGCGGCGTGGCGAGCCGGTGCCGCAGGAGCTGCTCGACCGGGTCCTAGCGGCCCAGGCCTACTGGTCCCAGCAGCAAGCCAAGCTCCAGCCTAAGACGCCCCCGTTGGCTGAGGCTCGCTTGTTCACCTAA